One region of Wyeomyia smithii strain HCP4-BCI-WySm-NY-G18 chromosome 3, ASM2978416v1, whole genome shotgun sequence genomic DNA includes:
- the LOC129730134 gene encoding phospholipase A1-like isoform X1: protein MILQKSGLLFSTLVTLAVGLPVESQERDENWVQIPTASGEMIWIHRLAIHNQPRLKMDFFESDVEFVFCSRNEPTGRIFRLDNLEYLHDEVFDGSHPTRVLVHGWLNDRHSPMNVNIRDAYLIGWDYNVVIVDWSKCAKRLNYVTVASCVRTVGKLLAKMLESLRTLKGLSLDDVYLIGHSLGAHAAGIAGKSIRRGNLSTIIALDPALPLFSLNDVENRVDIDDAALVQVIHTNGGFLGFMDPLGMADFYPNGGSTQPGCGLNFAGICAHSRAWQLFLETLMEPEEHLIAQRIYVLQETPAVEKKNAIGTKIGGEPSSQATGLYYINTNSQSPYFWPSKNIRNLKLIQHN, encoded by the exons ATGATTCTCCAAAAATCGGGGCTATTGTTTTCGACCTTGGTGACATTGGCAGTCGGTCTCCCGGTGGAGTCACAAGAACGAGATGAGAACTGGGTGCAAATTCCCACCGCATCCGGGGAGATGATTTGGATTCATCGGCTCGCGATCCATAACCAACCGCGattaaaaatggactttttcgaGTCGGATGTAGAATTTGTGTTCTGCTCTCGAAACGAACCAACGGGGCGAATCTTTCGCCTGGACAATCTGGAGTATTTACATGACGAAGTGTTTGATGGATCTCACCCGACACGGGTTCTAGTGCACGGTTGGCTCAACGACCGACACTCTCCGATGAATGTGAACATTCGTGATGCCTACCTAATTGGTTGGGATTACAATGTTGTTATAGTGGACTGGTCTAAATGTGCGAAACGCTTGAATTACGTCACAGTAGCTTCCTGCGTGAGAACCGTTGGTAAGCTATTAGCAAAGATGCTGGAATCGCTGCGGACCCTCAAAGGATTATCACTGGATGATGTCTACCTGATTGGTCACAGCTTGGGAGCTCATGCAGCAGGAATAGCTGGCAAATCCATAAGGCGGGGTAATCTATCCACAATTATAGCGCTGGATCCTGCTCTGCCGCTGTTCTCCCTTAATGACGTTGAGAATCGGGTAGACATAGATGATGCAGCACTCGTGCAAGTAATCCATACTAACGGAGGGTTCTTGGGCTTCATGGACCCATTAGGAATGGCAGATTTTTATCCCAACGGGGGCTCTACCCAACCTGGATGTGGGCTCAATTTCGCAG GAATTTGCGCACACTCGCGTGCCTGGCAACTTTTTCTAGAAACCCTAATGGAACCCGAGGAACATCTGATCGCTCAGCGGATCTATGTTTTGCAGGAAACACCAGCAGTAGAGAAGAAAAACGCCATTGGAACCAAAATTGGTGGGGAGCCTTCCAGCCAGGCCACTGGGTTGTATTATATCAACACTAACAGCCAGAGTCCATATTTTTGGCCCTCGAAAAACATTAGAAATCTCAAGTTAattcaacataattaa
- the LOC129730134 gene encoding lipase member H-like isoform X2 yields the protein MILQKSGLLFSTLVTLAVGLPVESQERDENWVQIPTASGEMIWIHRLAIHNQPRLKMDFFESDVEFVFCSRNEPTGRIFRLDNLEYLHDEVFDGSHPTRVLVHGWLNDRHSPMNVNIRDAYLIGWDYNVVIVDWSKCAKRLNYVTVASCVRTVGKLLAKMLESLRTLKGLSLDDVYLIGHSLGAHAAGIAGKSIRRGNLSTIIALDPALPLFSLNDVENRVDIDDAALVQVIHTNGGFLGFMDPLGMADFYPNGGSTQPGCGLNFAGNTSSREEKRHWNQNWWGAFQPGHWVVLYQH from the exons ATGATTCTCCAAAAATCGGGGCTATTGTTTTCGACCTTGGTGACATTGGCAGTCGGTCTCCCGGTGGAGTCACAAGAACGAGATGAGAACTGGGTGCAAATTCCCACCGCATCCGGGGAGATGATTTGGATTCATCGGCTCGCGATCCATAACCAACCGCGattaaaaatggactttttcgaGTCGGATGTAGAATTTGTGTTCTGCTCTCGAAACGAACCAACGGGGCGAATCTTTCGCCTGGACAATCTGGAGTATTTACATGACGAAGTGTTTGATGGATCTCACCCGACACGGGTTCTAGTGCACGGTTGGCTCAACGACCGACACTCTCCGATGAATGTGAACATTCGTGATGCCTACCTAATTGGTTGGGATTACAATGTTGTTATAGTGGACTGGTCTAAATGTGCGAAACGCTTGAATTACGTCACAGTAGCTTCCTGCGTGAGAACCGTTGGTAAGCTATTAGCAAAGATGCTGGAATCGCTGCGGACCCTCAAAGGATTATCACTGGATGATGTCTACCTGATTGGTCACAGCTTGGGAGCTCATGCAGCAGGAATAGCTGGCAAATCCATAAGGCGGGGTAATCTATCCACAATTATAGCGCTGGATCCTGCTCTGCCGCTGTTCTCCCTTAATGACGTTGAGAATCGGGTAGACATAGATGATGCAGCACTCGTGCAAGTAATCCATACTAACGGAGGGTTCTTGGGCTTCATGGACCCATTAGGAATGGCAGATTTTTATCCCAACGGGGGCTCTACCCAACCTGGATGTGGGCTCAATTTCGCAG GAAACACCAGCAGTAGAGAAGAAAAACGCCATTGGAACCAAAATTGGTGGGGAGCCTTCCAGCCAGGCCACTGGGTTGTATTATATCAACACTAA